TACAGAGGCGGCGCAGGACCAGCTCCCAGGAATCCCAACGGCCGATCCCTCGTTTGCGTCGCTACTCGGGCCGTCGAATAGCAGTAGCACAGGCAATGCCGAATGTTGACAAGGTGTTCACCTGAGTCAAGACGATATTGTTTGGACGACGACTACCGATGTACATGCGACGATGGGCTCTATATCCGAAACGCTGCCTGTTGAACCCTTGGACGAGACACCTACAGAGTCCGACAACTGTTGTCTGTTATAGGCCGTCTCCTTTCTCGAACGGCTGTCGTCCAAAAGCTCTTCGCGCGAGGACCGCCTTGACCTGCTCCTCGCTGACCTGCGCAACTCGATTGAGACTCTGGCTGTTTTCATCTCAGGCGACAGATGTGCGACTCGAGTAGAGCAGAGCATGCTGCTTGCCATGGCGGCTAGACAGATCGGAGTCATCTGCGGCAGGATGGCCAACTGTTGCAAGGCGATGCATCAGGGTAGTCTGAGCGATACAAGCTCCTCGCAGCGGGGAAGTGAGCCTGTCCCCTGTCCGATTCCAGTTGAAGTTTCCGTTTCCCACGTATCGCGTCAACCGACGTGAGAAGCTACATCTGCTCGGCATCCTTGTGGCGTTGCAGATAATGGATTTCCAAAGGCAAATCAATACAACCAAGTCTCGATATCGCAATCGGCCAAATAATGGGCAAGTAGAGGCCCTCAGTGAGGCAGAAAATTATGTCAAGTTGGCGCAGGTTTCGTTCAGCAGTGGTTCATGACACGGTTAGATAGCGAAGATAAAGGGAGGTGACGCACGAACTCATACTACCCTACGCAGTCTTCCACGACCGATGTAACCCTCTAGTGTTTCCTTCATTCGTCTGGCGGAGGGAACATCCAAGCCTTGTAGTAGTGAGCTTGTTTGGCCTCCCGCCGCGGTGTCAGAATTTGGGCTGACGAATCGATGAACTGTGGATAAGCATAGAGCTACGGGTGTGCGACTACTTCATGCATCAATTAGAGGTGTCTTGCGCTACGTAGAGCCGACAGAAGGAGCAAACCAACAGCCATTCCCCGACGTGGAAAGGTACCAGCGATGGCTTACAATACAGGTGTAGTAGGCATAGTTTATCGCATGGAGCCCTGAATAGACTAAGAAATGGCGCATGCATTCTCCAAAGAGATCGGGTGAGAACGGGCTGGCGGTGATCCTGTTCCGGTAACCCGCTGGTAACATCGGGGGATCCCGCAGTAGACAAAGGTCAATCCGCATGTGCGAATGACGCCAATTGACCCCTCCCAGCCACATGCAAGTCCAATGGGTGCCGAGATCAAGTGAAGGGGTACTTTTCCTCCTAACCTGGACGATGGTCGTCTGTCTTTCTCCAAAATCCCCCTTCGACCCCAACGACGGGAGAAGATACTCTGCACATTCTGACAAACATCCGACGGTAATTTTCATCCTGTGCCGTCTCGAAGAAACCCTGGTCAACATGTCTCAACCTGGCACTCCCTCGATGCTATTTTTCGACGTCTTGGGCACAGTCGTTGAATGGAGATTCTGCATTGCGAACCAGCTGAAGGCTGCAGCAGAAAGGGCCCTGCAAGACCAGGCTCGCGAGATTGCTGTGGATGTGCGAGGCCGTGTCTCCGACCTAGCGCCCTCAACATGGAATGAAATCACAGACGAGTGGCACCGCTCGTATATGAACTTCGGACGCAGCTTTGATCCATCCAAGCCCTTTGTATCTGTAGACGAGCACAACCGCGTCTCTCTGGGCAATATCTTCACCGACAGGCGTCTGCGGGATCTTTTCAATGGCGACGATCTCC
The window above is part of the Aspergillus luchuensis IFO 4308 DNA, chromosome 8, nearly complete sequence genome. Proteins encoded here:
- a CDS encoding uncharacterized protein (COG:E;~EggNog:ENOG410PQK9;~InterPro:IPR041492,IPR006439,IPR023198,IPR006328, IPR036412,IPR023214;~PFAM:PF13419;~go_function: GO:0016787 - hydrolase activity [Evidence IEA];~go_function: GO:0019120 - hydrolase activity, acting on acid halide bonds, in C-halide compounds [Evidence IEA]) — encoded protein: MVVCLSPKSPFDPNDGRRYSAHSDKHPTVIFILCRLEETLVNMSQPGTPSMLFFDVLGTVVEWRFCIANQLKAAAERALQDQAREIAVDVRGRVSDLAPSTWNEITDEWHRSYMNFGRSFDPSKPFVSVDEHNRVSLGNIFTDRRLRDLFNGDDLQHLTLCWHRLDPYADSVQGLALLNTKFPTSTLSNGNVKLLEDLVEHGSLPFKHISSAEHFNAYKPAPEVYHAAARRFGLETSQCCLVAAHLHDLQAAKRCGFQTIYIERPLEEAWDAERVAQAKEEGFVDYWIGIEGSGLLDVARYFGIETDA